From a region of the Mycolicibacterium sp. MU0050 genome:
- a CDS encoding amino-acid N-acetyltransferase — MSQPQSIAPIVRRARTSDVPAIKRLVDTYAGKILLEKNLVTLYEAVQEFWVAELDGEVVGCGALHVMWSDLGEVRTVAVDPKVKGRGVGHAVVEKLLEVARELELERLFVLTFETQFFSAHGFREIDGTPVTAEVYEEMCRSYDIGVAEFLDLSYVKPNILGNTRMLLVL; from the coding sequence GTGAGCCAGCCACAATCCATCGCCCCGATCGTGCGTCGCGCCCGCACCTCCGACGTGCCGGCGATCAAGCGTCTGGTGGACACCTACGCCGGCAAGATCCTGCTGGAGAAGAACCTGGTCACGCTGTATGAGGCGGTCCAGGAATTCTGGGTGGCCGAGCTCGACGGCGAGGTCGTCGGCTGCGGTGCCCTGCACGTGATGTGGTCGGATCTCGGCGAGGTCCGCACGGTCGCGGTCGACCCCAAGGTCAAGGGCCGCGGGGTCGGTCACGCCGTGGTGGAAAAGCTGCTCGAGGTGGCACGTGAGCTGGAACTCGAGCGGTTGTTCGTGCTCACCTTCGAGACGCAGTTCTTCAGCGCCCACGGCTTCCGCGAGATCGACGGCACCCCGGTGACCGCCGAGGTGTACGAGGAGATGTGCCGCTCCTACGACATCGGCGTCGCCGAGTTCCTGGACCTGAGCTACGTCAAGCCCAACATCCTGGGCAACACCCGGATGCTGCTCGTCCTCTAG
- a CDS encoding DNA translocase FtsK, which translates to MPSKTAARSAGKTSRSGARAAAASKSGPKSGARTKRPAPPRKKAPARGGARRPQHGPSPVAAAGVAVGRASRATWLLLARGAGSTARSVGRARDIEPGHRRDGIALALLGVAVIIAASSWFDAARPVGAWIDDVLRSIVGSAVGLLPVLIATIAIVLMRTSPDPEARPRLILGAAMVALPTLGLWHLWSGSPDDPAARSEAAGFVGFAIGGPLSDGLTVWIAAPLLFIGAIFGVLLLTGTTIREVPATLHHMFSTRLHRDYDDDHYYDDDYDEHDDAGVAHDDPEDFSDGYYDDPAAYQDEPPSWPGGTPYDNYPLDDEAPASLDDAPTVPEPAVAPKPRKRKPAAIPAVTQALDRVVEGPYVLPTLDLLIAGDPPKRRSAANEAMVDSISSVLQQFKVDAAVTGCTRGPTVTRYEVELGPGVKVEKITALHRNIAYAVATESVRMLAPIPGKSAVGIEVPNTDREMVRLADVLTAPETRKDHHPLVIGLGKDIEGDFISANLAKMPHLLVAGSTGSGKSSFVNSMLVSLLARATPEEVRMILIDPKMVELTPYEGIPHLITPIITEPKKAAAALAWLVEEMEQRYQDMQASRVRHIDVFNEKVRSGEITAPLGSNREYKPYPYILAIVDELADLMMTAPRDVEDAIVRITQKARAAGIHLVLATQRPSVDVVTGLIKTNVPSRLAFATSSLTDSRVILDQQGAEKLIGMGDGLFLPMGANKPIRLQGAFITDEEIQAVVEACKAQAEPEYTDGVTAVKAGERKDVDPDIGDDLDVFLQAVELVVSSQFGSTSMLQRKLRVGFAKAGRLMDLMETRDIVGPSEGSKAREVLVKPDELAATLALIRGGGAEDTDSDTDDEPDF; encoded by the coding sequence ATGCCTAGTAAGACCGCAGCGCGTTCGGCCGGCAAAACGAGCAGGTCAGGAGCTCGAGCGGCAGCCGCATCCAAGTCCGGCCCGAAGTCCGGCGCGCGAACCAAGCGGCCGGCCCCGCCGCGGAAGAAGGCGCCGGCGCGCGGCGGTGCGCGCCGGCCCCAGCACGGACCGTCGCCGGTGGCGGCCGCCGGCGTCGCGGTCGGACGCGCATCCCGGGCCACCTGGCTGTTGCTCGCCCGCGGCGCGGGCAGCACCGCGCGCTCGGTTGGCCGGGCCCGCGACATCGAACCCGGCCATCGCCGCGACGGCATCGCGCTGGCGCTGCTCGGCGTGGCCGTGATCATCGCGGCGAGTTCGTGGTTTGACGCGGCCCGCCCGGTCGGCGCCTGGATCGACGACGTGCTGCGGAGCATCGTCGGGTCGGCCGTCGGGCTGCTGCCCGTGCTGATCGCGACGATCGCGATCGTGCTGATGCGCACCTCCCCGGACCCCGAGGCCCGACCCCGACTGATTCTGGGTGCGGCCATGGTGGCCCTGCCGACCCTCGGGCTCTGGCACCTGTGGTCGGGCTCACCCGATGACCCGGCCGCACGCTCGGAGGCGGCGGGCTTCGTCGGATTCGCCATCGGCGGGCCGCTGTCCGACGGACTGACCGTGTGGATCGCCGCGCCGCTGCTGTTCATCGGCGCGATCTTCGGCGTGCTGCTGCTGACCGGCACCACCATCCGCGAGGTGCCCGCCACCCTGCACCACATGTTCAGCACGCGACTGCACCGGGACTACGACGACGACCACTACTACGACGACGACTACGACGAGCACGACGACGCCGGTGTGGCCCACGACGATCCGGAGGACTTCTCCGACGGCTACTACGACGACCCCGCGGCCTACCAGGACGAGCCGCCGTCGTGGCCGGGCGGCACCCCCTACGACAACTACCCGCTCGACGACGAGGCGCCCGCGAGTCTCGACGACGCGCCGACGGTCCCCGAACCGGCGGTGGCGCCCAAGCCGCGCAAGCGCAAGCCGGCCGCCATACCCGCGGTGACCCAGGCGCTGGACCGGGTCGTCGAGGGGCCCTACGTGCTGCCGACTCTCGACCTGCTGATCGCCGGCGACCCGCCGAAGCGCCGCAGCGCGGCCAACGAGGCGATGGTCGACTCCATTTCCTCGGTGCTGCAACAGTTCAAGGTCGACGCGGCCGTGACCGGCTGCACCCGCGGACCGACCGTCACCCGCTACGAGGTGGAACTCGGCCCCGGGGTCAAGGTCGAGAAGATCACCGCGCTGCACCGCAACATCGCCTACGCGGTGGCCACCGAGAGCGTGCGGATGCTCGCCCCGATCCCCGGCAAGTCCGCCGTCGGCATCGAGGTGCCCAACACCGACCGGGAGATGGTCCGGCTGGCCGACGTCCTGACCGCCCCGGAGACCCGAAAAGACCACCACCCGTTGGTGATCGGGCTCGGCAAGGACATCGAGGGTGACTTCATCTCGGCCAACCTGGCGAAGATGCCGCACCTGCTGGTGGCCGGGTCGACGGGTTCGGGTAAGTCCAGCTTCGTCAACTCGATGCTGGTGTCGTTGCTGGCGCGGGCCACCCCGGAGGAGGTCAGGATGATCCTGATCGACCCCAAGATGGTGGAACTCACGCCGTACGAAGGGATTCCGCACCTCATCACCCCGATCATCACCGAGCCGAAGAAGGCCGCCGCGGCGCTGGCCTGGCTGGTCGAGGAGATGGAGCAGCGCTACCAGGACATGCAGGCCTCCCGGGTGCGGCACATCGACGTGTTCAACGAGAAGGTGCGGTCCGGCGAGATCACCGCGCCGCTGGGCAGCAACCGGGAGTACAAGCCCTACCCCTACATCCTGGCGATCGTCGACGAGCTCGCGGACCTGATGATGACCGCGCCGCGCGACGTCGAGGACGCCATCGTGCGGATCACCCAGAAGGCGCGCGCCGCGGGCATCCACCTGGTGCTGGCCACCCAGCGGCCGTCGGTGGACGTGGTGACCGGTTTGATCAAGACCAACGTGCCGTCGCGGCTGGCGTTCGCGACGTCGTCGCTCACCGACAGCCGCGTCATCCTCGACCAGCAGGGCGCCGAGAAGCTGATCGGTATGGGCGACGGCCTGTTCCTGCCGATGGGCGCCAACAAGCCCATCCGGCTGCAGGGCGCGTTCATCACCGACGAGGAGATCCAGGCCGTCGTCGAGGCCTGCAAGGCGCAGGCCGAGCCGGAGTACACCGACGGCGTGACCGCGGTGAAGGCGGGCGAGCGCAAGGATGTCGACCCCGACATCGGCGACGATCTCGATGTCTTCCTGCAGGCCGTCGAACTCGTCGTGTCCTCGCAGTTCGGCTCCACCTCGATGCTGCAGCGCAAGCTTCGGGTCGGGTTCGCCAAGGCGGGCCGGCTGATGGACCTCATGGAGACGCGCGACATCGTCGGGCCGTCGGAGGGCTCCAAGGCGCGCGAGGTGCTGGTCAAACCCGACGAGCTGGCGGCCACCCTGGCGCTGATCCGCGGCGGCGGTGCCGAGGACACCGACTCCGACACCGACGACGAGCCGGACTTCTAG
- a CDS encoding putative quinol monooxygenase → MPVVVVATMTAKPESVDAVRSACTEAIEAVHAEPGCELYALHEAGDTFVFIEQWADEEALKTHSTAPAIGALFGAVGELLDGAPDIKMLSPVVAGDPAKGKLRG, encoded by the coding sequence ATGCCCGTTGTCGTCGTTGCCACCATGACCGCCAAACCCGAGTCCGTCGACGCCGTGCGCAGTGCCTGTACGGAGGCCATCGAAGCAGTGCACGCCGAGCCCGGCTGCGAGCTCTACGCGCTGCATGAGGCGGGCGACACCTTCGTCTTCATCGAGCAGTGGGCCGACGAGGAGGCGCTGAAGACCCACAGCACCGCCCCGGCCATCGGCGCGCTGTTCGGTGCGGTCGGCGAGCTGCTCGACGGCGCACCCGACATCAAGATGCTCTCCCCGGTGGTCGCCGGCGACCCGGCCAAGGGCAAGCTGCGCGGCTGA
- a CDS encoding mycofactocin-coupled SDR family oxidoreductase, whose product MGDSLRGKTAFITGAARGQGRAHALKLASEGADIIAVDLCEQIESVPYPLASPDDLDATVKLVEETGSRIVALQADVRDRDSLKTALLTGTAELGDRLDIVIANAGIAPMAADNAWQDVIDVNLTGVYHTVDVAMKPMIKFGNGGAIVLTSSVAGLVGLGSPVAGSVGYAAAKHGIVGLMRVYANVLAQFSIRVNSVHPAGVDTPMIDNDFTRSWLAGMAQQSEGGPDMGNALPVQTLQVEDIANAAYYLVSDAGRYVTGVALPVDAGYVNKR is encoded by the coding sequence ATGGGCGACAGTCTGCGCGGAAAGACCGCGTTCATCACCGGCGCCGCACGCGGCCAGGGCCGGGCGCACGCCCTCAAGCTGGCCTCCGAGGGCGCCGACATCATCGCCGTCGACCTGTGCGAGCAAATCGAGTCGGTCCCGTATCCGCTGGCCTCCCCCGACGACCTCGACGCCACCGTCAAACTCGTCGAGGAGACCGGATCCCGAATCGTCGCGCTGCAGGCCGACGTTCGCGATCGCGACTCGCTCAAGACCGCGCTGCTCACCGGAACCGCCGAACTCGGTGACCGGCTCGACATCGTCATCGCCAACGCGGGGATCGCGCCGATGGCCGCCGACAACGCCTGGCAGGACGTCATCGACGTGAACCTGACCGGCGTCTACCACACCGTGGACGTCGCCATGAAGCCGATGATCAAGTTCGGCAACGGCGGGGCGATCGTGCTGACCAGTTCGGTGGCCGGCCTGGTCGGCCTCGGCTCACCGGTGGCGGGCTCGGTCGGCTACGCCGCCGCCAAGCACGGCATCGTCGGACTCATGCGGGTGTACGCGAATGTGCTGGCGCAGTTCAGCATTCGGGTCAACTCGGTACATCCCGCCGGGGTGGACACCCCGATGATCGACAACGACTTCACCCGGTCGTGGCTGGCGGGCATGGCGCAGCAATCCGAAGGTGGGCCGGACATGGGCAACGCGCTGCCGGTGCAAACCCTGCAGGTCGAGGACATCGCGAACGCGGCGTACTACCTGGTGTCGGATGCCGGGCGCTACGTCACCGGCGTGGCGCTGCCCGTCGACGCCGGGTATGTGAACAAGCGCTGA
- a CDS encoding SAM-dependent methyltransferase, with product MPRNDAARTAFGPMALAAIEHHEPPARRLVDDDLAAAFLPAHLRAVVAAARFAPVRAALIRASDRVAPGLWASIACRKRFIDERLSDPLHEFDATVILGAGLDTRAYRIARHSRLPVFEVDQQANIERKAAAVRRALGEIPPSVRLVPADLEHDDLLAALAAHGFDPTRRTFFICEGVTQYLRPPAVTSLFEQLRGAAPGSRLIFSHVRQDFIDGTNRYDAQSLHKRFLGPEPLWHYGLDPERLHDHLAEHGWRLIEQVGPGYYRDTYIRPTGRAMTASGIEWMAHAELP from the coding sequence GTGCCCCGCAACGATGCAGCGCGAACGGCTTTCGGGCCGATGGCGCTCGCGGCGATCGAACACCACGAGCCGCCCGCGCGCCGACTGGTCGACGACGATCTGGCCGCTGCGTTCCTGCCCGCGCACCTGCGCGCCGTGGTGGCGGCCGCCCGATTCGCGCCGGTTCGCGCCGCGTTGATCCGGGCCTCGGATCGGGTGGCCCCGGGCCTGTGGGCGAGCATCGCGTGCCGCAAACGGTTCATCGACGAACGGCTGTCCGACCCGCTGCACGAGTTCGACGCCACGGTGATCCTCGGCGCGGGCCTCGACACCCGCGCCTACCGCATCGCCCGACACAGCCGACTTCCGGTGTTCGAGGTCGATCAGCAGGCCAACATCGAACGCAAAGCGGCGGCCGTGCGCCGCGCACTCGGTGAGATCCCGCCCTCGGTGCGTCTGGTGCCGGCCGATCTCGAACACGACGACCTGCTCGCCGCGCTCGCCGCGCATGGTTTCGACCCGACCCGGCGCACCTTCTTCATCTGCGAGGGCGTGACGCAATACCTACGGCCGCCGGCGGTGACGTCGCTGTTCGAACAGTTGCGCGGCGCGGCCCCCGGCAGCCGGCTCATCTTCAGCCATGTCCGCCAGGACTTCATCGACGGCACCAACCGCTACGACGCGCAGTCTTTGCACAAGCGATTCCTGGGTCCAGAACCTTTGTGGCACTACGGACTTGATCCCGAGCGCCTGCACGACCACCTCGCCGAACACGGCTGGCGCCTGATCGAGCAGGTGGGTCCCGGCTACTACCGCGACACCTACATCCGGCCCACCGGGCGCGCCATGACCGCCTCTGGCATCGAATGGATGGCGCACGCCGAGTTGCCCTAG
- a CDS encoding sensor histidine kinase, with amino-acid sequence MTQRARTPRWRRMLPTTARTRIIGWVLLLVMAALGIVTLATWLLLKSSINARIDEALRVEVEEFTELSAPGVNPRTGAPFAGIDEVIHEAIAYNIARPNEKFLGYVDGEYRTQSRQEPGATEVLAQDRAFEQLVASVTAPTEGHYEHPEAGEVRYLAIPVSLDGDESRGVIVAAYLGDAEREAADNAAQMMLLVGSVTVVLAAGAAWLLAGRILHPLHDVMKTAHTITDTDMSQRIPLRRGGERDEINELVATINGMLDRIEAGVAAQRRFIDDAGHELRTPITIVRGHLEVLDPTDPEDITATIALVDDELTRMNRLVTDLLVLAHSEQPTFLQPEYTDVAALTEDAFVKLTRLAERNFVLETTANVTAVLDPQRITQALVALADNASRFTEPGGRIGMGSQLSGGWLRFWVSDSGPGVGAQDQALIFDRFARGSGARHAGEGAGLGLSIVRAIAVAHGGDVLLDSVQGRGATFTITIPAVLEDRWPAS; translated from the coding sequence ATGACCCAGCGCGCCCGCACCCCGAGGTGGCGCCGGATGCTCCCCACCACGGCGCGGACGCGGATCATCGGCTGGGTGCTGCTGCTGGTGATGGCCGCCCTGGGCATCGTCACGCTGGCGACCTGGCTGTTGCTGAAGTCGAGCATCAACGCCCGCATCGACGAGGCCTTGCGCGTCGAGGTCGAGGAGTTCACCGAACTGAGCGCGCCCGGGGTCAACCCGCGTACCGGGGCGCCCTTCGCCGGCATCGACGAGGTCATCCACGAGGCCATCGCCTACAACATCGCCCGCCCCAACGAGAAGTTCCTCGGGTACGTCGACGGCGAATACCGCACGCAGAGCCGGCAGGAACCCGGCGCCACCGAGGTGCTCGCCCAGGACCGGGCCTTCGAACAGCTCGTCGCCTCCGTCACAGCGCCCACCGAAGGGCACTACGAACACCCCGAGGCCGGCGAGGTCCGCTACCTGGCTATCCCGGTCTCCCTCGACGGGGACGAATCCCGCGGCGTGATCGTCGCGGCCTACCTCGGCGACGCCGAGCGCGAGGCCGCCGACAACGCCGCCCAGATGATGCTGCTGGTCGGCTCGGTGACGGTGGTGCTCGCCGCCGGGGCCGCGTGGCTGCTCGCCGGCCGCATCCTGCACCCGCTGCACGACGTGATGAAGACCGCGCACACCATCACCGACACCGACATGTCCCAACGAATCCCGTTGCGGCGCGGCGGCGAGCGTGACGAGATCAACGAACTGGTCGCCACCATCAACGGCATGCTGGATCGGATCGAGGCCGGGGTGGCCGCCCAGCGGCGGTTCATCGACGACGCCGGCCACGAGCTGCGCACCCCGATCACGATCGTGCGCGGCCATCTGGAGGTGCTCGACCCGACCGATCCGGAGGACATCACCGCGACCATCGCGCTCGTCGACGACGAGTTGACGCGGATGAACCGGTTGGTGACCGACCTGCTGGTGTTGGCGCACTCCGAACAGCCGACCTTCCTGCAACCGGAGTACACCGACGTCGCCGCGCTGACCGAGGACGCCTTCGTCAAGCTCACCCGGCTCGCCGAGCGCAACTTCGTCCTGGAGACCACGGCCAACGTCACCGCGGTGCTCGATCCGCAGCGCATCACCCAGGCCCTGGTCGCGTTGGCCGACAACGCAAGTCGCTTCACCGAGCCGGGTGGGCGCATCGGGATGGGGTCGCAGTTGTCCGGCGGCTGGCTGCGGTTCTGGGTGTCGGACTCCGGCCCCGGCGTCGGCGCGCAGGATCAGGCGCTGATCTTCGACCGGTTCGCCCGGGGCAGCGGCGCGCGACACGCCGGCGAGGGCGCCGGCCTCGGCCTCTCGATCGTCCGCGCCATCGCGGTCGCCCACGGGGGCGACGTGTTGCTCGACAGCGTGCAGGGGCGAGGCGCCACGTTCACCATCACCATTCCCGCCGTCCTGGAGGACCGATGGCCCGCATCCTGA
- a CDS encoding response regulator transcription factor codes for MARILIAEDEPRISSFIRKGLTANGFAVTEVTDGADAYAYARTGDFDLMVLDIGLPRMDGFEVLRRLRGENHQIPVVMLTARTSVADTVAGLEGGADDYMPKPFRFEELLARIRLRLATDRVGELTVLSCGGLSLDLRTRQAEVDGRTVDLSAREFALAETFLRHPGQVLSREQLLSRVWGYDYDPGSNVVDVYVRYLRRKLGADRFVTLRGMGYRLEALP; via the coding sequence ATGGCCCGCATCCTGATCGCCGAAGACGAACCCCGGATCTCGTCGTTCATCCGAAAAGGGCTGACCGCCAACGGTTTCGCCGTCACCGAGGTGACCGACGGCGCGGACGCCTACGCGTACGCGCGCACCGGCGACTTCGACCTGATGGTGCTCGACATCGGCCTGCCGCGGATGGACGGCTTCGAGGTGCTGCGCAGGCTGCGCGGGGAGAACCACCAGATCCCCGTGGTCATGCTGACCGCCCGCACCAGCGTCGCCGACACCGTGGCCGGCCTGGAGGGCGGCGCCGACGACTACATGCCCAAGCCGTTCCGGTTCGAGGAGTTGCTGGCCCGGATCCGGCTGCGGCTGGCCACCGATCGGGTCGGCGAACTGACCGTGCTGTCCTGCGGCGGACTGAGTCTGGACCTGCGCACCCGCCAGGCGGAGGTCGACGGCCGCACGGTCGACCTGTCGGCGCGGGAATTCGCGCTCGCCGAGACGTTTCTGCGCCATCCCGGCCAGGTGTTGTCCCGCGAACAGTTGCTCAGCCGAGTGTGGGGATATGACTACGATCCCGGCTCCAACGTGGTCGACGTCTACGTCCGGTACCTGCGGCGCAAGCTGGGCGCGGATCGCTTCGTGACCCTGCGGGGCATGGGTTATCGCCTGGAGGCGCTGCCCTGA
- a CDS encoding ribonuclease J, translating into MNTDLAPPGPLEPGGLRVTALGGIGEIGRNMTVFEHLGRLLIVDCGVLFPTHDEPGVDLILPDLRHIEDRLDDIEALVLTHAHEDHIGAIPFLLKLRSDIPIVGSKFTLALVAAKCREHRIKPDFVEVAEGQRSTHGVFECQYFAVNHSIPDALAIAVHTGAGTVLHTGDIKLDQLPLDGRPTDLPGMSRLGDAGVDLFLCDSTNAEHPGVGPSESEIGPNLHRLIRGAEGRVIVACFASNVDRVQQIVDAAVALGRKVSFVGRSMVRNMGIARELGFLTVADDDVIDIGAAEMMPPQLVVLVTTGTQGEPMAALSRMSRGEHRSITLTAGDLIVLSSSLIPGNEEAVYGVIDALAKIGARVVTNSQVRVHVSGHAYAGELLFLYNGVRPRNVMPVHGTWRHLRANAKLAASTGVPEENIVLAENGVSVDLVGGVASIAGAVPVGKMFVDGLITGDVGDATLGERLILSSGFVAVTVVVHRGTGKPAAPPHLHARGFSEDPKALEPAALKVSAELDNLVAEGVTDPVRIAQAVRRAVGKWVGETYRRQPMIVPTVLEI; encoded by the coding sequence ATGAATACCGATTTGGCACCGCCCGGCCCGCTGGAGCCCGGCGGGCTGCGGGTGACGGCGCTGGGCGGCATCGGCGAAATCGGCCGCAACATGACGGTGTTCGAGCACCTCGGCCGGTTGTTGATCGTCGACTGCGGGGTGCTGTTCCCCACCCACGACGAGCCGGGCGTCGACCTGATCCTGCCCGACCTGCGGCATATCGAAGACCGCCTCGACGACATCGAGGCGCTGGTCCTCACGCACGCGCACGAGGACCACATCGGCGCCATCCCGTTCCTGCTCAAGCTGCGCTCCGACATTCCGATCGTGGGTTCGAAGTTCACCCTGGCGCTGGTGGCCGCCAAGTGCCGCGAGCACCGCATCAAACCGGACTTCGTGGAGGTCGCCGAGGGGCAGCGCAGCACCCACGGCGTCTTCGAGTGCCAGTACTTCGCGGTCAACCATTCGATCCCGGACGCGCTGGCGATCGCCGTGCACACCGGGGCCGGCACCGTCCTGCACACCGGCGACATCAAACTCGACCAGCTGCCGCTGGACGGCCGGCCCACCGATCTGCCCGGGATGTCGCGGCTCGGCGACGCCGGGGTCGACCTGTTCCTGTGTGACTCCACCAACGCCGAGCATCCGGGTGTGGGACCGTCGGAGAGCGAGATCGGGCCGAATCTGCACCGGCTGATCCGCGGCGCGGAGGGTCGGGTGATCGTCGCGTGCTTCGCCTCCAACGTCGACCGGGTGCAGCAGATCGTCGACGCCGCAGTGGCGTTGGGCCGCAAGGTGTCCTTCGTCGGCCGGTCGATGGTCCGCAACATGGGGATCGCCCGCGAGCTCGGCTTCTTGACCGTCGCCGACGACGACGTGATCGACATCGGCGCCGCCGAGATGATGCCGCCGCAGCTGGTGGTGCTGGTGACCACGGGCACCCAGGGCGAGCCCATGGCGGCGCTGTCGCGGATGTCGCGCGGCGAGCACCGCAGCATCACCCTGACCGCCGGCGACTTGATCGTGCTGTCCAGCTCACTGATTCCCGGCAACGAGGAAGCGGTGTACGGCGTGATCGACGCGCTCGCCAAGATCGGCGCCCGCGTCGTCACCAACAGCCAAGTCCGCGTTCACGTCTCCGGGCACGCGTACGCCGGCGAGCTGTTGTTCCTGTACAACGGCGTGCGGCCCCGCAACGTCATGCCGGTGCACGGCACCTGGCGGCACCTGCGTGCCAACGCGAAGCTGGCGGCCAGTACCGGTGTGCCCGAAGAGAACATCGTGCTCGCCGAGAACGGCGTCAGCGTCGACCTGGTTGGCGGGGTGGCGTCCATCGCGGGTGCGGTCCCGGTGGGCAAGATGTTCGTCGATGGGCTGATCACCGGTGACGTCGGCGACGCCACGCTGGGGGAGCGGCTCATCCTGTCCTCGGGATTCGTCGCGGTCACGGTGGTCGTGCACCGCGGGACCGGAAAGCCCGCCGCACCACCGCATCTGCACGCTCGCGGGTTCTCCGAGGATCCCAAGGCGCTGGAACCGGCGGCGCTGAAGGTGAGCGCCGAGCTGGACAACCTGGTCGCCGAGGGCGTGACCGACCCGGTCCGCATCGCGCAGGCGGTGCGCCGCGCGGTCGGCAAGTGGGTGGGCGAGACCTACCGGCGCCAGCCGATGATCGTGCCGACGGTGCTGGAGATCTGA
- the dapA gene encoding 4-hydroxy-tetrahydrodipicolinate synthase: MSTSGFDVSARLGTVLTAMVTPFRPDGSLDTATAKKLAAQLVDAGCDGLVISGTTGESPTTSDDEKIELLSAVLDEVGDRARIIAGAGTYDTAHSVNLARRSAAAGAHGLLVVTPYYSRPPQSGLLAHFRTVADATELPNVLYDIPPRSVVPIEWDTLRELAEHPNIVGVKDAKGDLHGSAQIMAETGLAYYSGDDALNLPWLAVGAIGFISVWGHLAAAQLREMLSAFNSGDIGTARKISVTLGPLNAAQYRLGGVTLSKAGLRLQGFDAGEPRLPQVPATDEQIQALAAEMRAAALLR; the protein is encoded by the coding sequence GTGAGCACCAGCGGATTCGACGTCAGCGCACGTTTGGGCACCGTGCTGACTGCCATGGTGACGCCGTTCCGCCCGGACGGCTCCCTGGACACGGCCACCGCCAAGAAGCTCGCGGCCCAGTTGGTGGACGCCGGTTGTGACGGCCTGGTGATCTCCGGTACCACCGGCGAATCGCCCACCACCAGCGACGACGAGAAGATCGAGCTGCTCTCGGCGGTCCTCGACGAGGTCGGCGACCGGGCCCGCATCATCGCCGGCGCCGGCACCTATGACACAGCCCACAGTGTGAACCTGGCCCGGCGCAGTGCCGCCGCGGGTGCGCACGGGCTGCTGGTGGTCACGCCGTACTACTCGCGGCCGCCGCAGTCCGGTTTGCTGGCGCACTTCCGCACCGTGGCCGACGCCACCGAGTTGCCGAACGTGCTCTACGACATCCCGCCGCGCTCGGTCGTGCCCATCGAGTGGGACACCTTGCGCGAGTTAGCCGAGCACCCGAACATCGTCGGGGTCAAGGACGCCAAGGGCGACCTGCACGGCAGCGCCCAGATCATGGCGGAGACCGGGCTGGCGTACTACTCCGGCGACGACGCGCTGAACCTGCCGTGGCTGGCCGTCGGCGCCATCGGATTCATCAGCGTGTGGGGCCATCTGGCCGCAGCCCAACTGCGAGAGATGTTGTCGGCGTTCAATTCCGGCGACATCGGCACCGCGCGCAAGATCAGCGTGACGCTGGGACCGCTCAACGCTGCGCAATACCGCCTCGGCGGTGTCACCCTTTCCAAGGCCGGGCTGCGGTTGCAGGGCTTCGACGCCGGCGAACCGCGATTGCCCCAGGTCCCGGCCACCGACGAGCAGATCCAGGCGCTGGCCGCTGAAATGCGGGCGGCGGCGCTGCTCCGATAG
- the thyX gene encoding FAD-dependent thymidylate synthase: MAETAPLRVQLIAKTEFTAPPDVPWSTDADGGPALLEFAGRACYQSWDKPNPRTATNATYLKHIIDVGHFSVLEHASVSFYITGISRSCSHELIRHRHFSYSQLSQRYVPEHDAEVVVPPGIDGDPELERLFLAATDASHAAYTELMRRLDEKLAGEAGTVRRKQARQAARSVLPNATETRMVVTGNYRAWRHFIAMRASEQADVEIRRLAIECLRQLVAVAPQVFADFDIYTLADGTEVATSPLATEA, from the coding sequence GTGGCCGAGACCGCCCCGCTGCGCGTGCAGCTGATAGCCAAGACGGAGTTCACCGCGCCGCCCGACGTGCCGTGGAGCACCGACGCCGACGGCGGACCGGCGCTGCTCGAGTTCGCCGGGCGGGCCTGCTACCAGAGCTGGGACAAGCCGAACCCGCGCACCGCGACCAACGCCACCTACCTCAAGCACATCATCGACGTCGGGCACTTCTCGGTGCTCGAACACGCCTCGGTGAGCTTCTACATCACCGGCATCTCGCGGTCCTGCTCCCACGAGCTGATCCGGCACCGCCACTTCTCGTACTCACAGCTGTCGCAGCGCTACGTTCCCGAGCACGACGCCGAGGTCGTGGTGCCGCCCGGCATCGACGGCGACCCCGAACTCGAGCGGCTGTTCTTGGCCGCCACCGACGCCAGCCACGCGGCCTATACCGAGCTGATGCGCCGGCTCGACGAGAAGCTGGCCGGCGAGGCGGGGACGGTGCGGCGCAAACAGGCCCGCCAGGCCGCGCGCTCGGTGCTGCCCAACGCCACCGAGACCCGCATGGTGGTGACGGGCAACTACCGGGCCTGGCGCCATTTCATCGCGATGCGGGCCAGCGAACAGGCCGATGTCGAGATTCGCCGGTTGGCCATCGAATGCCTGCGCCAACTGGTTGCTGTCGCGCCGCAAGTGTTCGCGGATTTCGATATTTACACCCTCGCCGACGGCACGGAGGTCGCCACGAGCCCGTTGGCGACCGAGGCGTGA